In one Leishmania braziliensis MHOM/BR/75/M2904 complete genome, chromosome 32 genomic region, the following are encoded:
- a CDS encoding putative DNA repair and recombination protein, mitochondrial precursor gives MLRRLTSRSGLQKKFNPVAAEYGKRSTAVISTAESVHWKNVLPLRRQHGAQRATRDPSTLRMLMSASSQRAVYNKHRNKPISQSNRAQPTAKEEKEGCSTKDNVAAADDQAGFCGVSDVTLLPETGKAATEFLLTREQATVCDLACEGASLFIGGEAGTGKSYLVRAIAERLEAQGLRIAITASTGIAALSIGGNTFHSTFGVPLHSPDNMINLSRRPPPTDPIFDIDDASKEGGDDDGAIEEDVAQVDFATGPSVGKLGNPRRLQFRNTRVLAEVDVVIIDEISMLHAGVLESFERAVRRMAGRDSSRPFGGLQMILSGDFLQLTPFGSVDAPLGRRRRYRILDEKNKCMEDESSIVCQCVSPDVLDAQATVDKAATTAELAVKSRDTSVSSTLTEVESALAVKQDKRKRASSVSDSTITQHRYRDLWYYDKPMFESWCFVHHLLHVQLREQRRQQDQVFSSDLNRLRQGSFPYRLSRSAFLNAPAEDAVRLLPTKRAVKNYNDSKMLELEGDEQLFHTKLTMTEAMCASSVGTVQEQKRGDAHSGGNCEAVLLVHYRLCSPTEKGKAALKRRGRLRDAEATAVARNLEDVCRFPRNCLQVYGLPAPLSYSASLSAVCVRCSGATYRIAESRRFAVKRLLEMWSGVPGTGSSEATSGNAKDTKENTPSITLLQSRSALFPRELVRVEAVEARQLMRRLQPLIQEHLRNAIRKDTVLQDKRLKVGCRVMLLRNLTQQYVNGSLGRVVGFRPLSACTDLLPGEMKARATPMHLLAHFATCCPESGHGAVANAVQVPVVRMDAGGDDIAIPWITLPVSVAKQDWCFTLRATCIPLTPAYAFTVHKIQGVTLHHPVLFDAEGMFPCDHLVYVAASRVRKFEQLRMVNLSPRMISVHKPSLLFTQRIPSVEASVKRWALWKSKPRSEKFFYFPSHLTRESTE, from the coding sequence ATGCTTAGGCGTCTGACGAGCCGTAGCGGATTGCAGAAAAAGTTCAACCCAGTAGCCGCCGAGTACGGGAAGAGAAGTACAGCCGTTATCTCAACTGCTGAGAGTGTTCACTGGAAGAATgttctgccgctgcgacgcCAGCATGGGGCTCAGCGAGCTACAAGAGATCCTTCGACCCTCCGCATGCTCATGAGTGCGTCTTCACAGCGTGCGGTATACAACAAACATCGAAACAAGCCCATTTCTCAGAGCAATAGAGCACAGCCAACagcgaaggaagagaaggaggggtgCAGCACGAAAGACaatgtcgccgctgctgacgacCAGGCGGGGTTTTGCGGTGTGTCCGACGTTACCTTGCTGCCAGAGACAGGTAAAGCTGCTACGGAGTTCCTCCTGACACGTGAGCAAGCCACCGTGTGCGACTTGGCGTGCGAAGGTGCATCGCTGTTCATTGGAGGCGAGGCGGGGACCGGCAAGTCTTACCTAGTGCGTGCCATTGCAGAGAGGCTGGAGGCCCAGgggctgcgcatcgccatcaccgcctcTACCGGTATTGCTGCGTTGAGCATTGGTGGCAACACCTTCCACAGCACTTTCGGCGTGCCTCTACACAGTCCAGACAACATGATAAACCTGTCGAGGAGGCCCCCACCCACAGATCCCATCTTCGACATTGACGACGCTTCCAAGGAGGGGGGCGATGATGATGGAGCCATCGAGGAGGATGTGGCCCAAGTGGATTTCGCGACAGGACCTTCGGTTGGCAAACTAGGAAACCCGCGTCGACTTCAATTCAGAAACACCAGGGTGCTCGCGGAGGTGGATGTAGTGATCATCGATGAAATTTCCATGCTGCATGCGGGGGTACTCGAGTCCTTTGAGCGTGCAGTACGTCGCATGGCAGGACGTGACTCCAGTCGACCCTTTGGTGGGCTGCAGATGATTCTCTCTGGTGACTTTCTTCAGCTCACGCCGTTTGGCTCCGTCGATGCTCCTCTtggcaggcggcggcgctacCGTATACTTGACGAGAAAAACAAGTGCATGGAAGACGAGAGCAGTATCGTGTGCCAATGCGTCAGTCCCGATGTCCTCGATGCGCAGGCGACCGTAGACAAGGCCGCAACCACCGCTGAGCTGGCAGTGAAATCACGCGATacctccgtctcctccaccttgACTGAGGTAGAGAGCGCGTTAGCTGTGAAACAAGACAAGAGGAAACGAGCGTCCAGTGTGTCTGATTCTACCATCACCCAACATCGTTACCGCGACCTGTGGTACTATGACAAGCCCATGTTCGAGAGCTGGTGCTTCGTCcaccatctcctccacgtgCAGCTTAGAGAACAGCGGCGTCAGCAGGATCAGGTGTTTTCCTCTGATTTGAATCGTTTGCGGCAGGGCAGCTTCCCTTATCGACTGTCGCGCTCTGCTTTTCTGAACGCGCCGGCCGAGGATGCTGTGCGCCTGTTACCAACCAAGAGGGCGGTCAAGAACTACAATGACAGCAAGAtgctggagctggagggCGACGAGCAGCTTTTTCACACGAAGCTTACCATGACAGAGGCGATGTGCGCTTCTTCCGTGGGTACCGTGCAGGAACAGAAGAGGGGAGATGCCCACAGTGGCGGCAACTGCGAAGctgtgctgctcgtgcactATCGTCTCTGTTCCCCTACCGAAAAAGGGAAAGCTGCGCTCAAACGTCGAGGGCGACTACGGGATGCAGAGGCGACTGCTGTTGCTCGTAACCTGGAGGATGTTTGTCGTTTTCCTCGCAACTGTCTCCAAGTCTATGGGCTGCCCGCACCGCTCTCGTACTCAGCATCATTGTCGGCCGTGTGCGTTCGCTGCAGTGGTGCAACTTACCGCATTGCAGAGAGTCGACGATTCGCAGTGAAGAGGCTGCTGGAGATGTGGTCTGGTGTCCCTGGCACTGGATCGAGCGAGGCTACGTCAGGAAACGCCAAAGACACGAAGGAGAACACACCATCAATCACTCTTCTGCAGTCTCGGAGCGCTTTGTTTCCGCGAGAGCTAGTGCGTGTGGAAGCCGTGGAAGCACGGCAACTGATGCGTCGGCTGCAACCGCTCATACAGGAGCACTTGCGCAATGCGATCCGAAAAGACACTGTGCTTCAGGACAAGCGGCTCAAGGTGGGGTGCCgtgtgatgctgctgcgcaacttGACACAGCAGTACGTCAACGGCTCTCTTGGCAGGGTCGTTGGGTTTCGACCGCTCTCGGCGTGCACGGATCTCTTGCCAGGGGAGATGAAGGCGCGTGCGACTCCCATGCACCTGCTCGCTCATTTCGCTACATGTTGCCCAGAGAGCGGACACGGTGCCGTTGCGAACGCCGTGCAGGTTCCTGTGGTGCGGATGGACGCAGGGGGAGACGATATTGCAATTCCTTGGATTACCCTGCCAGTTTCGGTCGCGAAGCAAGACTGGTGCTTCACCCTACGTGCTACCTGCATCCCGCTGACACCGGCGTACGCCTTCACAGTGCACAAAATTCAAGGAGTTACGCTGCACCATCCGGTGCTTTTTGACGCGGAAGGAATGTTTCCCTGCGACCACCTCGTGTACGTGGCTGCGAGCCGCGTGCGCAAGTTCGAGCAGTTGCGCATGGTGAATCTCTCGCCACGGATGATATCGGTGCACAAACCCTCGCTGCTCTTCACCCAAAGGATCCCAAGCGTCGAGGCCTCAGTCAAAAGGTGGGCTCTGTGGAAGTCGAAGCCGCGCTCCGAGAAGTTTTTCTACTTTCCTTCTCACCTTACCCGAGAGTCAACTGAGTAG
- the PMI gene encoding phosphomannose isomerase: protein MSALIKLDASYQDYAWGKNAASSFVAKMKGLTEDQSGKMYAELWVGTHPSCPSKVANGSAQLLEDFLKDPENKKRYFSAAHQSTSFRDTVPYLLKILSIRTALSIQAHPCKKLAEELHAAQPDKYKDPNHKPELICALTPFEALCCFRPLKEIIAYLKRIPQLAALVAADTVLGSYMMAPQSALPAADSDAERQSLKSLMTNLYAAPEDTVTKELRLHLRHIEEKGAQCAEDTLFVRIYKQYPDDVGCWMVYFLNYVQMVPGEALFLSDSEPHAYISGDGVEIMACSDNVVRAGLTPKWKDVPTLVSMLKYSTTGLASARFEKNCSEDAAQWQVQCYQPPAQFPDFCLYRMQYDHTSGSGTTSVTLPTIGLGFCLEGSARVNGTVVCAGDCFAVPYGKVTCQAEERKALVFVASTNDLSGTCPNSLRE, encoded by the coding sequence ATGTCTGCGCTCATCAAGCTTGATGCGAGCTACCAGGACTACGCCTGGGGCAAGAATGCCGCGTCCAGCTTCGTGGCGAAGATGAAGGGCTTGACGGAAGACCAGTCAGGCAAGATGTATGCGGAGTTGTGGGTGGGCACGCATCCAAGTTGCCCGTCCAAGGTTGCCAACGGCAGCGCACAGCTGCTCGAGGACTTCTTGAAGGATCCAGAAAATAAGAAGAGGTACTTCTCGGCGGCTCACCAGAGCACAAGTTTCCGTGACACGGTGCCGTACTTGCTGAAGATCCTATCGATTCGCACGGCTCTGTCCATCCAGGCCCACCCATGCAAGAAGCTGGCCGAGGAGCTGCATGCTGCCCAGCCGGATAAGTACAAGGATCCAAACCACAAGCCAGAGCTCATTTGCGCGTTGACCCCTTTTGAGgctctctgctgcttccGTCCGCTCAAGGAGATTATTGCGTACTTGAAGCGCATTCCACAACTGGCGGCGCTTGTCGCCGCCGACACGGTATTGGGCTCGTACATGATGGCGCCTCAGAGCGCGCTGCCAGCAGCTGACAGCGACGCGGAGAGACAGTCGCTGAAGTCCTTGATGACGAACCTGTATGCAGCCCCCGAGGATACCGTCACCAAGGAACTGCGCCTGCATCTTCGTCACATTGAAGAGAAGGGTGCACAGTGCGCTGAGGATACGCTCTTTGTTCGCATTTACAAGCAGTACCCCGATGATGTCGGGTGCTGGATGGTGTACTTCCTTAATTACGTACAGATGGTTCCTGGGGAGGCGCTCTTCCTGTCGGACAGCGAGCCACACGCGTACAtcagcggcgacggtgtcGAGATCATGGCGTGCAGCGACAACGTCGTGCGTGCTGGACTCACGCCCAAGTGGAAGGATGTGCCCACGCTGGTGAGCATGCTGAAGTACAGCACGACCGGCCTTGCGTCCGCTCGCTTCGAGAAGAATTGCAGTGAGGATGCAGCACAGTGGCAGGTGCAATGCTACCAACCGCCGGCGCAGTTCCCCGACTTTTGCCTGTACCGCATGCAGTACGACCACACTTCTGGAAGCGGGACGACCTCCGTGACGCTGCCGACGATTGGGCTGGGCTTCTGTCTGGAAGGGTCGGCTAGGGTGAACGGTACAGTGGTGTGCGCCGGAGACTGCTTTGCGGTGCCGTACGGCAAAGTCACGTGCCAAGCCGAAGAAAGGAAGGCGCTCGTGTTTGTTGCGTCAACGAACGACTTGAGCGGCACGTGTCCGAACTCCCTTCGAGAGTGA